CGCTCGCGCCGATGGGCGGTGGCGGGCGAAAACGGTCCCGCGCGCCCAGGATGAACTCCCGCAGCGCCCGGTATGCGGCCGATCGCGATAACGCCGCGCGGAGCCGATCGCTTGCCCGCGGGATCATTTCCGGCGGATCCGCCCCACCGGCGGCGGAAACGGAGCGGTACTCCCGCACAGGCTTGATCTCGCGGGGGTCAACGCCGAACACCTGAGCGAGGTCGAAAAGTTCCCGGTCCGTATACCGCCCGTAGGAATAATTCTTGTCGTTGTGTCCCGCGTACACGATGACGACATCCGGGTCATACCGGATCATTTCGTGTTTCAGATTCAGCATCATGCGGAATGTGGTTGTTCCGCCGATTCCGGCGTTGACGACGCTCAGGGTTTCGTCCGCGGCCCTGTCGCGCAGCATCGATTGCAACCGCGCCGTCCAGATCATTTTGTCGTCGTCAATGCCCCACCCTTCCGTCGAAGACGATCCGATGGCCACAACACGGATCGCTCCCGGCGGTTTTTCGTACAACGGTCGCGCGCCGCGTATGCGGCCGACCTCGACAAACCACGTTTCGTTCATCCCGCGCATGAATCGCGGCGGAATCACCTTGCCGATGTAAATCGCATCGGCCTTGCGAAGCCAGCCCTGATACATTTCATCATCGGCCGCGGGCGTGCCGGCCGGACTTTCGGGCGGCGCCTCGATCCGAGATCGATCCGCCGACGCCAGCGTCCATTCCACACCCCCAAGCGTCGCGAGAATCACGCCGAGAATCACGAGATTCGGCGCGCGGGCGACGTCGATACGGCGGAACGCCGACACGAAAAGCGCGCCCGCCAGCGCAAGAAACGACAGCGTCGTCGCGGCCTCCCCGGCGACGGCGTCGGAAGACGCGATCGAGAAATAGGCGATGCCCCCGGCCGCGACGAAAAGCGCGATCGTGCCCGTCAGCGAAATCGCGCGGCGCGCGTCGAAACCGAGCGACGCAAACGCGAGGACCAGGAAGACTGCCCACGTCGCGGGCGCGACCGCGGGCACATGCGAGGTCAGCGCGACGGCAAGTGCGATCGACCCGGCGGCAAGCAACGCGAGAGGGACGCGCGCGAAAAGCGGGATCGGCGCGGACAGTCCATCCGTCACATCCACGTGATCGACGAGCTTGCCAAAGAGGGCGAGTGCGATCGTGAGGACCGCGGCGAGCGAAAACGCCGCGTCTGCTTGCACGAATACGGCCGCAAGCAGCATTGGCACGAATAAAAGACCGACGCCGCGCGACCGGCGGCCCCGCGCCACGTCGGCAAGCGAGATGAGCGCGCCGACAATCGCCAAGATGAGGGCCGCCGCGCCCACCCGCGCCCCCGGATCGTCGGGCAAAAAGACGATCTCGGCGATACGCGCTTCGTCGGCCGGAACTCGCTCGCGTCGTGCGTCGCCGGTGACGGTAAAGGCTGTAAGGAAAAGGATCGCGAAAGCCGGATAGCGGATCAGATCGAGAAGCGCTTCGATGCGGGCGTCCCGATCCGTCGCGAGACGACGCCAAACGTCGGCGAAATGCGCGCGCAACGCCGCTCCCCGGGGCCGGGTCCGCGTTCGGTCGGTCATGCGTTTCCTATCGCGTCAACACCATGCGGTAACGCACCCGCCCCTCGCGCACGCGGGTCAATGCGGCGTTCACATCGGCCAACGGCATCGTTTCGCAAATCGCGCCGATGCCGTGGCGAGCCGCGAAATCGAGCATCTCGTTGATTCGCGCGCGCCCGCCGATGACACTGCCCGACACGCTTTTCTGACCGCCGATCAGCGCAAACGAGGGGAACGACACGGGTTCGGGCGGTCCGCCGACAAGGCACAGGCGGCCATCCGGGCGAAGCGCGTCGATGTACGCGGTCCAGTCGAGCGCGTTGTGCACGGTCGAGAGAATGAAGTCGAGCGAGTCTCGCCTTGATTTCAGCGCACCGGCGTCGTGCGTGGGAACGAAATGATGGGCGCCCATGTCGCGAGCCTCGGCTTCCTTGGCCGGCGACGTCGAAAACGCGGTGACCTCGCAGCCGAACGCGCGCGCGAAACGGATCGCCAGATGACCGAGCCCGCCGATGCCGACGACGCCGACGCGCATGTTCGCGGTGATACCGTAGTGACGAAGCGGCGAGTAGACGGTGATGCCGCCGCACAGCAACGGCGCGGCGGTCTCCGAATTCAGCGCATCGGGGAGCTTGAACGCGAAGCGCGCGTCGGCGAAGACGCGGTCGGCGTATCCGCCGTAATGCCCGACGCATGTCGCGACGGAATCGGGGCATAGGTTTTCGCGCGCCGAGACGCACCACTCGCACGCGCCGCACGACCCGGCCTGCCAGCCGAGGCCGACGCGGTCGCCCACGGCGAGATGACGCACGGCGTCGCCGATCGCGGCGACGCGCCCGGCGACCTCGTGCCCCGGCACGCACGGGTAGTCCGTGATGTGCCAGTTGTTGTCGATGACGTGAATGTCCGAGTGGCAGATGCCGCAATGCGTGACGTCGATTTCCACGTCGTTCGGCCCGAGCGCGGGCGCATCGTAGGTGAACGGGACGAGCGGTCCTTTCGCGGCCTTCGCGGCCCAGGCGTTGACGGCGGTCATGGGCGATCCTCTTACGGCGAAATGATTTTGACGGTGGGGAAATAATGGCGAATCCGCGTCGCGTCGCGCGTTAAAAGCTGATAACCCGCGACGGCCGCGTGCGCTCCGATAAAAAAGTCGGGCAGCGGCGATCGTCGGCTCCCACCGTGACGACGATAGCGGACGAAAGCCTTTCCCGCGAGAAACGCGGCATCGTAAGGGATCGGTTCGCGCCGAAATTCCGCGGACGGAAGAAACGACTCGACTTCCTCAATGGTTGCGTAGCGAACCGAAGCTTCTCCGAAAATGATGGGGTTAATAACGAGTTGGCTTTTTTCCGCGACGCGCGCGAGCGTTTCTCGTGACCACTCAAACCACCGCGCGTCGCGCGTGGCAATATCGAGAATGACGCTGCTGTCGACGAGAACCTGTGTCATTCGCCGCGCGTCAAGGCGAGAATTTCGTCCGTGGTCATTTTAATCGTTCCGGATCCCGTCAATCGACGCACGATTTTTTCGCCGCGCGAAAGTTTCTTTTTGCTTTTTGCGCGAACG
This region of bacterium genomic DNA includes:
- a CDS encoding NAD(P)-dependent alcohol dehydrogenase; the protein is MTAVNAWAAKAAKGPLVPFTYDAPALGPNDVEIDVTHCGICHSDIHVIDNNWHITDYPCVPGHEVAGRVAAIGDAVRHLAVGDRVGLGWQAGSCGACEWCVSARENLCPDSVATCVGHYGGYADRVFADARFAFKLPDALNSETAAPLLCGGITVYSPLRHYGITANMRVGVVGIGGLGHLAIRFARAFGCEVTAFSTSPAKEAEARDMGAHHFVPTHDAGALKSRRDSLDFILSTVHNALDWTAYIDALRPDGRLCLVGGPPEPVSFPSFALIGGQKSVSGSVIGGRARINEMLDFAARHGIGAICETMPLADVNAALTRVREGRVRYRMVLTR
- a CDS encoding type II toxin-antitoxin system VapC family toxin codes for the protein MTQVLVDSSVILDIATRDARWFEWSRETLARVAEKSQLVINPIIFGEASVRYATIEEVESFLPSAEFRREPIPYDAAFLAGKAFVRYRRHGGSRRSPLPDFFIGAHAAVAGYQLLTRDATRIRHYFPTVKIISP
- a CDS encoding AbrB/MazE/SpoVT family DNA-binding domain-containing protein, producing the protein MRITSKGQVTIPQKIREKVGMLPDTEVEFIVEGNAVKIVRAKSKKKLSRGEKIVRRLTGSGTIKMTTDEILALTRGE